In Mangifera indica cultivar Alphonso chromosome 1, CATAS_Mindica_2.1, whole genome shotgun sequence, a single genomic region encodes these proteins:
- the LOC123217065 gene encoding AAA-ATPase At2g46620-like: MNFLPIFFAIIFFLFILRFLSNTSLLHILARCFRSLGDRFHVYQSFKVPQLNQNFQENLLYRKVFTYLNSLTSLEDSESTNLFTGSKSNDIRLILDDNQAVDDTFLGARLTWKNQSGSSQNTLVLRLRKKDKRRILRPYLQHIVSVADEIEENKKGIRLYLNLEDRSRHNRRWRSIPFTHPATMETVVLDDEVKNRVKADLEAFLKSKHYYHRLGRVWKRSYLLYGASGTGKSSFVAAMARFLCYDVYDIDLSRVSDDSDLKILLLQTTCQSLILIDGLDNFFNERPRAVSLSGIHNFVDGIISCCGEERVMVFTMNDKDQISDQTVMRAGRIDIQVHFPLCDFSTFKIMANNYLGVKDHKLFVQVEEGFQNGPGLSPAQIGELMISNRTSPTRALKLVINALQRSSESGPGQPVDESQFSRESTQTVKEIKKLYGLFRIGGRMKEGQLDLNLSRHEAQMKD; the protein is encoded by the coding sequence ATGAATTTTCTACCAATCTTTTTCgccatcattttctttctattcATTCTTAGATTTCTCTCAAATACATCCCTTTTACACATTCTTGCAAGGTGTTTTCGATCACTTGGAGATCGTTTTCATGTCTATCAATCCTTCAAAGTTCCGCAACTCAATCAAAACTTCCAAGAAAACCTCCTTTACCGTAAAGTCTTCACTTATCTCAACTCTCTAACTTCTCTCGAAGACTCCGAATCCACCAACCTCTTCACCGGCTCCAAGTCCAACGACATCCGGCTCATTCTAGACGACAACCAGGCCGTCGATGACACATTCCTCGGCGCTCGACTTACTTGGAAGAACCAGAGCGGATCATCGCAAAACACTTTGGTTTTGCGACTCAGAAAGAAAGATAAACGTAGAATTCTACGTCCGTATCTTCAACATATTGTTTCTGTAGCCGAcgaaattgaagaaaataagaaaggaATTAGATTGTACCTGAATTTGGAGGATCGAAGTCGACATAATCGACGCTGGAGATCGATTCCCTTCACTCATCCAGCCACCATGGAGACGGTTGTTCTTGACGATGAAGTGAAAAACAGAGTCAAAGCTGATCTCGAAGCGTTTCTTAAATCGAAACATTATTATCATAGACTTGGGCGTGTTTGGAAACGGAGTTATCTTTTATACGGAGCTTCCGGTACTGGGAAATCAAGTTTCGTTGCCGCTATGGCTAGGTTCCTGTGTTATGACGTGTATGATATTGATCTCTCACGGGTTTCTGACGACTCTGATTTGAAAATACTTTTGTTGCAAACTACCTGTCAGTCGTTGATTTTGATCGACggacttgataatttttttaacgaGAGGCCAAGGGCAGTGAGCTTGTCGGGGATACACAACTTCGTGGATGGGATCATATCTTGTTGTGGGGAGGAGCGTGTGATGGTGTTCACCATGAATGATAAGGATCAAATTAGTGATCAAACGGTGATGAGAGCAGGTAGGATTGATATTCAAGTACACTTCCCTTTGTGTGATTTTTCCACCTTCAAGATTATGGCTAATAATTATTTGGGCGTGAAGGATCACAAGCTTTTTGTTCAAGTTGAAGAGGGTTTTCAAAATGGGCCGGGTTTGAGCCCAGCTCAAATCGGTGAACTCATGATTTCGAATCGGACTTCGCCCACCCGAGCCCTGAAATTAGTAATCAACGCATTACAAAGATCGAGTGAAAGTGGGCCGGGTCAACCTGTGGATGAGAGCCAATTTTCTCGGGAAAGTACCCAAACagtaaaagaaattaagaaattgtATGGGCTTTTTAGAATTGGGGGTAGAATGAAAGAGGGCcaattagatttgaatttgtCACGACATGAAGCTCAAATGAAAGATTAG